A genomic segment from Arcobacter acticola encodes:
- the purE gene encoding 5-(carboxyamino)imidazole ribonucleotide mutase, giving the protein MKKPLVGIIMGSDSDLPIMQEAAKILEFFEIEFEVTVVSAHRTPERLFKYSKEAEKRGIRVIIAGAGGAAHLPGMVASITPLPVIGVPVKSASLEGMDSLLSIVQMPGGIPVATVAINGAKNAGILAAEILGVKYKEIRQKIKAFKKELRAEVEQKAENLENLEYKEYLKIMAKK; this is encoded by the coding sequence ATGAAAAAGCCATTAGTTGGGATTATTATGGGGAGTGATTCAGATCTTCCTATTATGCAAGAAGCCGCAAAAATTTTAGAATTTTTTGAAATCGAATTTGAAGTTACAGTTGTATCAGCACATAGAACGCCAGAGCGATTATTTAAGTATTCAAAAGAGGCTGAAAAAAGAGGAATTAGAGTTATAATCGCTGGAGCAGGAGGTGCAGCTCACTTACCTGGTATGGTAGCATCAATTACACCACTGCCAGTTATTGGAGTTCCTGTAAAATCTGCATCTTTAGAAGGAATGGATTCTTTATTATCAATAGTTCAAATGCCAGGAGGAATTCCAGTTGCAACGGTTGCTATTAATGGAGCAAAAAATGCAGGAATTTTAGCAGCAGAAATTTTAGGTGTAAAATATAAAGAAATAAGACAAAAAATAAAAGCCTTTAAAAAAGAGTTAAGAGCAGAAGTAGAGCAAAAAGCAGAAAATTTAGAGAATTTAGAGTACAAAGAATATTTAAAAATAATGGCAAAAAAATAA
- a CDS encoding P-II family nitrogen regulator yields the protein MKNMKKIEIIIESIYLNRLIELFDRKEITGYTIIRDVEGKGITGIKSADEITDVFSNNYVFTVCDEDKLMNIVEDIRRFIKKYGGRCIVSDVSWVL from the coding sequence ATGAAAAATATGAAAAAAATAGAGATTATTATCGAATCAATTTATCTAAATAGATTAATTGAATTATTTGATAGAAAAGAAATTACAGGTTATACAATAATAAGAGATGTTGAAGGAAAAGGTATAACGGGAATAAAATCAGCAGATGAAATAACTGACGTATTTTCAAATAATTATGTTTTCACAGTATGTGATGAAGATAAACTAATGAATATCGTTGAAGATATTAGAAGATTTATAAAAAAGTATGGCGGAAGATGTATTGTTTCTGATGTTTCATGGGTTTTATAA
- a CDS encoding sodium-dependent bicarbonate transport family permease — translation MSVDLIMQNILNPPILFFFLGMLAVFLKSDLSIPQPLPKFFSLYLLIAIGLHGGYELSKSGLTLDVMKALLLAVFMAIIVPIYSFFILKIKLDVHNAIAVAATYGSISAVTFITGITYLQSLGVEYGGYMVAAMTLMESPAIIIALVFVAIFSKKDSTKDNAKNEPSHTSWKEILREAFLNPSVFLLMGALLIGILTGDKGWTSMEPLFGALFKGMLAFFLLDMGLVAAKRIYELKKLGSFLIFFAILMPIFNASIAMMLAYFFGLSKGDAFLLALLSGSASYIAVPAAMRLSVPEANPSIYLPLSLAITFPFNISLGIPLYYFVINSLWS, via the coding sequence ATGAGTGTTGATTTAATAATGCAAAATATTCTTAACCCGCCAATATTATTCTTTTTTTTAGGAATGCTGGCAGTATTTTTAAAATCTGATTTATCTATTCCTCAACCACTACCTAAATTCTTTTCCCTTTATCTTTTAATCGCTATTGGTTTACATGGTGGATATGAATTATCTAAAAGTGGTTTAACACTTGATGTTATGAAAGCTTTATTATTAGCTGTATTTATGGCTATAATAGTGCCTATTTATAGTTTTTTCATTCTAAAAATAAAACTTGATGTCCATAATGCAATTGCAGTTGCTGCAACTTATGGTTCAATTTCTGCTGTTACTTTTATAACAGGAATTACTTATTTACAATCTTTAGGTGTTGAATATGGTGGATATATGGTAGCAGCCATGACACTTATGGAATCACCTGCTATTATCATAGCTTTAGTATTTGTTGCAATTTTTTCTAAAAAAGATAGCACAAAAGATAATGCTAAAAATGAGCCAAGTCATACCTCTTGGAAAGAAATACTAAGAGAAGCTTTTTTAAATCCTTCAGTATTTTTATTAATGGGAGCCTTGTTAATAGGAATTTTAACAGGTGACAAAGGTTGGACTTCAATGGAGCCATTATTTGGAGCTTTATTTAAAGGAATGTTAGCTTTTTTCTTACTTGATATGGGACTTGTTGCTGCAAAAAGAATATATGAACTTAAAAAACTAGGTTCCTTTTTAATATTTTTTGCAATATTAATGCCTATATTTAATGCAAGTATTGCAATGATGCTTGCATATTTCTTTGGTTTATCAAAAGGAGATGCATTTTTACTAGCACTTTTAAGTGGAAGTGCTTCATATATTGCAGTTCCTGCAGCCATGAGACTATCTGTTCCTGAAGCAAATCCAAGTATTTACCTACCTCTAAGTCTTGCAATTACCTTTCCATTTAATATATCATTGGGAATACCGTTGTACTACTTTGTAATCAATAGTTTATGGAGTTAA
- the moaA gene encoding GTP 3',8-cyclase MoaA codes for MLIDGFGRKHDYLRVSVTERCNFRCQYCMPEKPFSWVPKENLLSYEDLFKFISASIDEGIKKVRITGGEPLLREGLDVFVKMIFDYKNDIDLALTTNGFLLPKAAQKLKDAGLKRINISLDSLNPATAAKIAQKDVLSTVLEGIQAADTAGLKIKINCVPIKGINDVDVVEVLDFCKEKGYVVRFIEFMENHHAKDGAKGLNSDEIKALVAKKYPNFKAVPRDTSSPAQYYELEDGFQFGIIEPHKDDFCAACNRIRLTAEGFLIPCLYFEDAMSIKDAIQNNNVDEAVAILKKVLAGKPEKNKWSVQDDNEVSSRAFYQTGG; via the coding sequence ATGTTAATAGATGGATTTGGAAGAAAACACGATTACTTAAGAGTTTCAGTTACTGAAAGATGTAATTTTAGATGCCAGTATTGTATGCCTGAAAAACCTTTTTCATGGGTACCAAAAGAGAATTTACTTTCTTATGAAGATTTATTTAAATTTATAAGTGCTTCAATAGATGAAGGTATAAAAAAAGTTAGAATTACAGGTGGTGAACCTCTTTTAAGAGAAGGTTTAGATGTATTTGTAAAAATGATTTTTGATTATAAAAATGATATTGATTTAGCTTTGACTACAAATGGATTTTTACTACCAAAAGCAGCTCAAAAATTAAAAGATGCAGGTTTAAAAAGAATTAATATTTCATTAGATTCTTTAAACCCTGCAACTGCTGCTAAAATTGCTCAAAAAGATGTTTTATCTACAGTTTTAGAAGGAATTCAAGCAGCAGATACAGCTGGTCTTAAAATCAAAATAAACTGTGTTCCAATTAAAGGAATAAATGACGTTGATGTTGTAGAAGTTTTAGATTTTTGTAAAGAAAAAGGTTATGTTGTTAGATTTATCGAATTTATGGAAAACCACCATGCAAAAGATGGTGCAAAAGGATTAAATTCAGATGAAATAAAAGCCTTAGTTGCTAAAAAATATCCAAACTTTAAAGCAGTCCCAAGGGATACTAGCTCACCTGCTCAATATTATGAGCTTGAAGATGGATTTCAATTTGGAATTATTGAACCACATAAAGATGATTTTTGTGCTGCTTGTAATCGAATTAGATTAACAGCAGAAGGGTTTTTAATACCTTGTTTATATTTTGAAGATGCAATGAGTATAAAAGATGCTATTCAAAATAATAACGTAGATGAAGCGGTTGCAATATTGAAAAAAGTATTAGCTGGAAAACCAGAGAAAAACAAATGGTCAGTGCAAGATGATAATGAAGTTTCATCAAGAGCATTTTATCAAACAGGGGGATGA
- a CDS encoding glycosyl transferase, translating to MSFKKYIKAVGTGPKGNRELEESEVIDAIEAILENRVTQAQIGAFLIGWRTKLETDGELTAAVKALKKYMKFSKVENSLELGYSFDGRVNNPFLFPLYEEILKNFHEKNKDITPLHLVISGDLVQPAKNGLTTKEIFDSLDVGQYVHYFDRVEYLKELSLLTPLRHELGLRTVFNTVEKLLNPGLSEYGVTTAFHKPYVKKYLTMFKEYYKEVLVVKAAEGSPEVFGNGKYWKEVDGEITEVSFSINDFGITYDKTYEDISLEEALEIVKNPSDEVLKLAKFNIALYLVFASRVDNLEDAWKRLN from the coding sequence ATGAGCTTTAAAAAATATATAAAAGCAGTTGGAACAGGGCCTAAGGGTAATAGAGAATTAGAAGAATCTGAAGTAATAGATGCAATTGAAGCTATTTTAGAAAATAGAGTTACACAAGCGCAAATTGGGGCATTTTTAATTGGATGGCGAACAAAACTTGAAACAGATGGTGAATTAACGGCAGCTGTAAAAGCTTTAAAAAAATATATGAAATTCTCAAAAGTAGAAAATTCACTAGAACTTGGATATTCTTTTGATGGAAGAGTAAATAATCCATTTTTATTTCCACTTTATGAAGAAATCTTAAAAAATTTCCATGAAAAAAATAAAGATATCACACCTTTACATCTGGTGATTTCAGGAGATTTAGTTCAACCTGCAAAAAATGGACTAACTACAAAAGAAATTTTTGACTCGCTTGACGTGGGTCAATATGTGCACTATTTTGATAGGGTAGAATACTTGAAAGAGTTAAGTTTATTAACACCACTTAGACATGAGCTTGGATTAAGAACAGTTTTTAATACTGTTGAAAAACTTTTAAATCCAGGATTAAGTGAATATGGTGTTACAACGGCTTTTCATAAACCATATGTGAAAAAATATTTAACAATGTTTAAAGAATACTACAAAGAAGTTTTAGTAGTAAAAGCAGCTGAGGGAAGTCCTGAAGTTTTTGGAAATGGTAAGTATTGGAAAGAAGTAGATGGAGAAATTACAGAAGTTTCATTTTCAATAAATGATTTTGGTATCACATATGATAAAACTTATGAAGATATCTCTTTAGAAGAAGCTTTAGAAATAGTTAAAAATCCATCTGATGAGGTTTTAAAACTAGCAAAATTTAATATTGCCTTATATTTAGTATTTGCATCTCGTGTAGATAATTTAGAAGATGCTTGGAAAAGGTTAAATTAA
- a CDS encoding type IV pili methyl-accepting chemotaxis transducer N-terminal domain-containing protein, translating into MKENTISNKIKSIGIFFIILMISIIISTIYLNEKNKKDSLVINIAGKQRMLTQKIAKNIFYLYHNNESQNELDEATIEFIYNLNSLKNGNDLIGVFSAPNDEIANQISKVEILWNNFYSNISKFKEITIKRDLSNEDLLKNTVHSIYKTNNTLLNEVDILVSMYTVYNEKKTDYIRSIQYSFTIIILLLIIYSFSQLKAMEANVKKFFEYSKKLAENSDNQILEPIKIEAEKEIEEATDTINCFINKINSAMTYSTNAVEQSKNASIKLEEINDEFNTIIHELNNSAEVSRQIDKSEGIVIQTQEDLIKTTKKLQDLKNELDKLLNSCKPK; encoded by the coding sequence ATGAAAGAAAATACAATAAGCAATAAAATCAAATCAATAGGTATATTTTTCATTATTTTAATGATTAGTATTATTATTTCAACTATTTACTTAAATGAAAAAAATAAAAAAGATTCTCTTGTTATAAATATAGCTGGAAAGCAAAGAATGTTAACTCAAAAAATTGCTAAAAATATATTTTATCTTTATCATAATAATGAATCACAAAATGAACTAGATGAAGCTACTATTGAATTTATTTATAATCTTAACTCACTAAAAAATGGAAATGATTTAATAGGTGTGTTTAGTGCACCAAATGATGAAATTGCAAATCAAATTTCTAAAGTTGAAATATTATGGAATAATTTTTATTCAAATATAAGTAAATTTAAAGAGATTACTATTAAAAGAGATTTATCAAATGAAGATCTTTTAAAAAACACTGTTCATTCCATTTATAAAACAAATAATACCCTGTTAAATGAAGTTGATATTCTAGTATCTATGTATACAGTTTATAATGAAAAAAAGACTGACTATATAAGATCTATTCAATATTCATTTACTATTATTATCCTTCTTTTAATAATCTATAGTTTTTCTCAACTAAAAGCCATGGAAGCAAATGTAAAGAAATTCTTTGAATACTCAAAAAAACTTGCAGAGAATTCAGATAACCAAATCCTTGAACCTATAAAAATTGAAGCTGAAAAAGAAATAGAAGAAGCAACTGATACAATAAACTGTTTTATAAATAAAATAAACTCAGCAATGACGTACTCAACAAACGCAGTAGAACAATCAAAAAATGCTTCAATTAAACTTGAAGAGATAAATGATGAATTTAATACAATCATTCATGAATTGAATAATTCAGCTGAAGTATCAAGACAAATTGATAAAAGCGAAGGTATAGTTATTCAAACACAAGAAGACTTAATTAAAACCACTAAAAAACTACAAGATTTAAAAAATGAGCTTGATAAATTACTTAATTCTTGCAAACCTAAATAA
- a CDS encoding Crp/Fnr family transcriptional regulator gives MSIQQSIRKISFFNNLNDEQIDLIASISSESTYSSNSILYYESDENNNLLFLVDGLIKIYKIDKFDNEIFLYHIYKNSMISELTSIKQNEIYCFSNAEIIEDSTILSINFDKFKEHFLSKNILTMELLEILLEKTHQLQCIVNRELVFDATAKVAFMLNQDVDMFNKLKRQEVSFMLHIQPETLSRVLKRLTRNGVILVENGDVIIINKDALISIFKGVGV, from the coding sequence GTGTCTATTCAGCAAAGCATTAGAAAAATAAGTTTTTTTAATAATCTAAATGATGAACAAATTGATTTAATAGCATCAATTTCTAGTGAATCTACATACTCAAGTAATTCAATTTTATATTATGAAAGCGACGAGAACAACAATCTTTTATTCCTAGTTGATGGTCTAATAAAGATATATAAAATTGATAAGTTTGATAATGAAATCTTCTTATACCATATTTATAAAAACTCTATGATTAGTGAATTAACTTCTATAAAACAGAATGAAATTTACTGTTTTTCAAATGCAGAAATTATAGAAGATTCAACAATTTTATCAATAAATTTTGATAAATTCAAAGAACATTTTTTATCAAAAAATATTTTAACTATGGAATTGTTAGAAATTCTTTTAGAAAAAACTCATCAATTACAATGTATTGTTAATAGGGAATTAGTTTTTGATGCAACTGCAAAAGTTGCTTTTATGTTAAACCAAGATGTAGATATGTTTAATAAGTTAAAAAGACAAGAGGTATCATTTATGCTTCATATCCAACCGGAGACTCTTTCAAGAGTTTTAAAAAGATTAACAAGAAATGGTGTAATCCTAGTGGAAAATGGTGATGTAATAATTATCAATAAAGATGCGTTAATTTCGATTTTTAAAGGAGTTGGAGTATGA
- a CDS encoding cbb3-type cytochrome c oxidase subunit I: MVNNLKFESQKLAINYFTVAAILFGAQLVMGLIAATQFLYPSFLFEIFDFSVARMVHINALVVWMLYAMIGSVYYLLPEETGIETVGIKLAKLAFYVLTAAVTVVVLVYILVQIGPATESTIWLINEGREYIEAPRWADIGIVVVVLVFVFNLFATAMKGKQTGIVTVLMADVLALAGLYLAGMFWTDNISVDQYWWWWVIHLWVEATWEVFVGCLLSYGLIKIIGARREVVEMWLWIEVSMLFGSGILGLGHHYFWIGTPEYWWEIGALFSALEPVPLIAMFVHVVYDWGKETGIKEGEGHSDAKVMNNSPAFAWFVTNAFGNFLGAGVWGFFHTLPQVNIYTHGTQFTSAHGHLAFFGAYATILIGMFYMGVQGKNGIKVMKATFDSKMAIFLITFGVLGMTVSLTIAGYGQVLVERAQMGATWEAFFVSQDMVWFVQGLGWRLATGIMTFVGFIYLVKDLLTTSKNPIHEK; this comes from the coding sequence ATGGTAAATAATCTAAAATTTGAATCTCAAAAATTAGCGATTAACTATTTTACAGTTGCGGCTATTTTATTTGGTGCTCAGTTAGTAATGGGTCTTATTGCTGCTACTCAGTTTTTATATCCAAGTTTTCTTTTTGAAATCTTTGATTTCTCTGTAGCTAGAATGGTGCATATTAATGCTTTAGTTGTTTGGATGTTATATGCAATGATTGGTTCTGTTTACTATTTATTACCTGAAGAAACAGGTATTGAAACAGTTGGAATCAAATTAGCTAAATTAGCATTTTATGTTTTAACTGCTGCAGTTACTGTTGTTGTTTTAGTATATATTTTAGTTCAAATTGGGCCTGCAACTGAATCAACTATTTGGTTAATTAATGAAGGTAGAGAATATATTGAAGCTCCAAGATGGGCTGATATTGGTATTGTTGTTGTTGTTTTAGTATTTGTTTTCAATCTTTTTGCAACTGCAATGAAAGGTAAACAAACAGGTATTGTTACAGTATTAATGGCTGACGTTTTAGCACTTGCTGGTTTATATTTAGCAGGTATGTTCTGGACAGATAATATTTCTGTTGATCAATACTGGTGGTGGTGGGTAATTCACTTATGGGTTGAAGCTACATGGGAAGTATTTGTTGGTTGTTTATTATCTTATGGATTAATTAAAATCATTGGTGCTAGAAGAGAAGTAGTTGAAATGTGGCTATGGATTGAAGTTTCAATGTTATTTGGTTCTGGAATCTTAGGTCTTGGACATCACTATTTCTGGATTGGTACTCCTGAGTACTGGTGGGAAATTGGAGCATTATTCTCAGCACTTGAGCCTGTTCCTTTAATTGCTATGTTTGTTCACGTTGTTTATGACTGGGGAAAAGAAACTGGAATTAAAGAAGGTGAAGGTCATTCAGATGCAAAAGTTATGAATAACTCTCCTGCTTTTGCATGGTTTGTAACAAATGCTTTTGGTAACTTCCTGGGTGCTGGTGTTTGGGGATTCTTCCATACATTACCACAAGTTAATATTTATACACATGGTACGCAGTTTACGTCAGCACATGGTCACTTAGCATTCTTTGGGGCTTATGCAACAATTTTAATTGGTATGTTCTATATGGGTGTTCAAGGTAAAAATGGTATTAAAGTTATGAAAGCAACATTTGATTCTAAAATGGCAATTTTCTTAATCACATTTGGTGTTTTAGGTATGACTGTTTCTTTAACAATAGCTGGATATGGTCAAGTACTAGTTGAAAGAGCTCAAATGGGAGCAACTTGGGAAGCGTTCTTTGTATCTCAAGATATGGTATGGTTTGTTCAAGGTCTAGGATGGAGACTTGCAACTGGGATTATGACATTTGTTGGATTTATATATTTAGTTAAAGATTTATTAACTACTTCAAAAAATCCAATTCACGAAAAATAA
- a CDS encoding 5-(carboxyamino)imidazole ribonucleotide synthase — protein sequence MNKTFNYSTMKVGIIGGGQLGKIMAQKAKKMGFHVTILDPTLNCPAAQVSDKQIIGGFHDPEKLAQLVNENDVTTFELEHVDTSILKKMFDEGKNIYPSPYLIELIQDKYKQKELLDKKGIPVPAYKKVDTKACLESFGFPVIQKARKGGYDGKGVVLLKTKDDLSKAIEAESFIEELVDIQKEIAVMVARNIEGEISCYPVVEMLFDERVNICDIVIAPARIEESLRKEIEDISIKCIEALDGVGIFGVELFLTKDNKILVNEIAPRPHNSGHYTIESCLTSQFEQLIRAVTNLPLGSTKLISPSAMVNLLGEEGYNGEPVIEGIHEALEIPGLSFHFYGKKETSPFRKMGHITVLDESLEEALKKAQIAKEILKVKGSVKL from the coding sequence ATGAATAAAACTTTTAATTATTCTACTATGAAAGTAGGAATAATAGGAGGTGGACAATTAGGTAAGATTATGGCTCAAAAAGCTAAAAAAATGGGATTTCATGTAACTATACTAGATCCTACACTTAATTGCCCAGCTGCACAAGTTTCTGATAAACAAATAATTGGTGGTTTTCATGATCCAGAGAAACTAGCCCAATTAGTAAATGAAAATGATGTTACAACTTTTGAGTTAGAGCATGTTGATACTAGCATTTTGAAAAAAATGTTTGATGAGGGAAAAAATATTTATCCATCACCATATTTAATAGAACTAATTCAAGATAAATATAAACAAAAAGAGTTATTAGATAAAAAAGGTATTCCAGTACCTGCTTATAAAAAAGTTGATACAAAAGCTTGCCTTGAGAGTTTTGGTTTTCCTGTTATTCAAAAAGCTAGAAAAGGTGGATATGATGGGAAAGGTGTTGTTTTATTAAAAACAAAAGATGACTTATCAAAAGCTATTGAAGCTGAATCTTTTATTGAAGAGTTAGTTGATATTCAAAAAGAAATAGCTGTAATGGTTGCTAGAAACATTGAAGGTGAAATTTCTTGTTATCCAGTTGTTGAAATGCTTTTTGATGAAAGAGTTAATATCTGCGATATTGTAATTGCACCTGCAAGAATTGAAGAGAGTCTTAGAAAAGAAATAGAAGATATTTCTATAAAATGTATTGAAGCTTTAGATGGTGTAGGAATTTTTGGAGTTGAATTATTTTTAACAAAAGATAATAAAATCTTAGTAAATGAAATAGCACCAAGACCTCATAACTCAGGACACTATACAATTGAATCATGCTTAACTTCACAATTTGAACAATTAATTAGAGCAGTTACAAACTTACCATTAGGTTCAACAAAATTAATATCTCCTTCTGCTATGGTTAATCTTCTTGGAGAAGAGGGATATAACGGTGAGCCTGTTATTGAAGGAATTCATGAAGCACTGGAAATTCCAGGATTATCTTTTCATTTTTATGGTAAAAAAGAAACTTCACCATTTAGAAAAATGGGACATATAACAGTTTTAGATGAGAGTTTAGAAGAAGCATTAAAAAAAGCGCAAATAGCAAAAGAAATTTTAAAAGTAAAAGGGAGTGTAAAATTATGA
- a CDS encoding DHH family phosphoesterase, with amino-acid sequence MKLFHISHTDLDGYGCQLITKEYFKEGSFYNANYGIEVKLTVKKVLEEILDFKEEEILFLISDLNLTFQESKDLDKDILKLIEDGYKIKLQLLDHHISGKKSADAFYWYYLDDKRCATKIVYDYMFEEYDGFDFTVSSWLEPLVNTINAVDIWLDYDIKNFEFGKVVMSMISKVREVNSILFADLNREFRLYLLKESAKFLDQIDGHIKLDNEVHFLKKEFLKLDHKDDTLDNLSASYLVKSLIDVKDDLTVVFNAHKGLLTYCLGSISIPANAFLKANTDYDFFIDVNKKGNASFRADGKVDVSLMAAKIAAGGGHVNASGGRFEDFKESIDYNEVKNYVQNKLDKI; translated from the coding sequence ATGAAATTGTTTCATATTTCCCATACGGATCTAGATGGATATGGTTGTCAATTAATCACAAAAGAGTATTTTAAAGAAGGTTCTTTTTATAATGCAAATTATGGAATAGAAGTTAAATTAACAGTAAAAAAAGTATTAGAAGAAATTCTTGACTTCAAAGAAGAAGAAATTCTTTTTTTAATAAGTGATTTAAATTTAACATTTCAAGAATCAAAAGATTTGGATAAAGATATTTTAAAACTAATTGAAGATGGATATAAAATTAAACTTCAATTGTTAGATCATCATATCAGTGGTAAAAAAAGTGCGGATGCATTTTATTGGTATTATTTAGATGATAAAAGATGTGCTACTAAAATAGTATATGATTATATGTTTGAAGAATATGATGGTTTTGATTTTACTGTTTCTTCATGGCTAGAACCTTTAGTAAATACAATAAATGCTGTTGATATTTGGCTTGATTATGATATTAAGAATTTTGAGTTTGGAAAAGTTGTGATGTCTATGATTTCAAAAGTTAGAGAAGTGAATAGTATTTTATTTGCAGATTTAAATAGAGAATTTAGATTATATTTATTAAAAGAATCTGCAAAATTTTTAGATCAAATTGATGGACATATAAAACTTGATAATGAAGTTCATTTTCTAAAAAAAGAGTTTTTAAAATTAGATCATAAAGATGATACTTTAGATAACTTATCAGCTTCATACTTAGTAAAATCTTTAATTGATGTAAAAGATGATTTAACAGTGGTTTTTAATGCTCACAAAGGACTTTTAACATATTGTTTAGGTTCAATATCAATTCCTGCAAATGCATTTTTAAAAGCAAATACTGATTATGATTTTTTTATAGATGTTAATAAAAAAGGAAATGCTTCATTTAGAGCAGATGGAAAAGTTGATGTTTCACTAATGGCTGCAAAAATTGCAGCTGGGGGAGGACATGTAAATGCAAGTGGTGGAAGATTTGAAGATTTTAAAGAAAGCATTGATTACAATGAAGTAAAAAACTATGTGCAAAATAAATTAGATAAAATCTAA
- a CDS encoding RrF2 family transcriptional regulator translates to MLLTKKSEYALLSLISIAKSSEPKNVDELSRELNISKSFLAKIMQNLAKQNLVISHRGVNGGFALNKSWENITILEIVVAAEEKTPSVFECSPSPDNCPNQVAMLCTIWPLLNNLQLKINDFLEKLTLKDIA, encoded by the coding sequence ATGTTATTAACAAAAAAGAGTGAATATGCTTTATTATCTTTGATTTCAATTGCTAAAAGCAGTGAACCAAAGAATGTAGATGAGTTATCAAGAGAACTAAATATTTCAAAATCATTTTTAGCAAAAATTATGCAAAATCTAGCAAAACAAAATCTTGTTATATCTCACAGAGGTGTAAATGGAGGATTTGCTTTAAATAAATCTTGGGAAAATATTACAATCTTAGAAATTGTAGTTGCAGCAGAAGAGAAAACACCATCTGTTTTTGAGTGCTCACCTTCACCTGATAATTGTCCAAATCAAGTGGCTATGCTTTGTACTATTTGGCCATTATTAAATAATTTGCAACTAAAAATTAATGATTTCTTAGAAAAATTAACTTTAAAAGATATAGCTTAA
- the rpsO gene encoding 30S ribosomal protein S15, with the protein MALDQEVKAALVAKFGKKEGDTGSSEVQIALLTEQIKILTEHLKVFKKDHSSRLGLLKMVGKRKRLLKYLRAKDYASFVELVATLGIRAK; encoded by the coding sequence ATGGCTTTAGATCAGGAAGTAAAAGCAGCTTTAGTAGCAAAATTCGGTAAAAAAGAGGGTGACACTGGTTCATCAGAAGTTCAAATTGCATTATTAACAGAGCAAATTAAAATATTAACAGAACACTTAAAAGTTTTCAAAAAAGACCATTCATCAAGATTAGGTCTATTAAAAATGGTTGGTAAAAGAAAAAGATTATTAAAATACTTAAGAGCAAAAGATTATGCTTCTTTCGTAGAATTAGTAGCTACATTAGGAATCAGAGCTAAATAA
- a CDS encoding c-type cytochrome, giving the protein MSKKVVSVWTSIPFWRRSAAWVTGFASILLIWLTFDSMDQISMGTDADLKAGVTKRVPGPTVINYKITYEMDTKRGHEVPVIGEKEKFFGRDDWTEEEAAELLHLGKLGSQAKNCMNCHTLLGNGAYYAPDLTKSWLDPAWGPNGSYLGMTNSATKEEAMSKFLQNPSQYPTHQRMMPNLGITEKEAMGLVAFLKHMSSIDTNGFPRNFARMSTDGVTGAIHGK; this is encoded by the coding sequence GTGTCAAAAAAAGTTGTTTCAGTATGGACTAGTATTCCATTTTGGAGAAGATCAGCTGCGTGGGTAACTGGTTTTGCTTCAATATTACTAATTTGGTTAACATTTGATTCAATGGATCAAATTAGTATGGGGACAGATGCAGATCTTAAGGCTGGTGTTACAAAAAGAGTACCAGGTCCAACGGTAATTAATTATAAAATTACTTACGAAATGGATACAAAAAGAGGTCATGAGGTGCCAGTTATTGGTGAAAAAGAGAAATTTTTTGGTAGAGATGATTGGACTGAAGAAGAAGCTGCAGAACTTCTACACTTAGGTAAATTAGGTTCTCAAGCTAAAAACTGTATGAATTGTCATACATTACTTGGAAATGGTGCTTATTATGCTCCAGATTTAACTAAATCTTGGTTAGATCCAGCATGGGGACCAAATGGTTCATATTTAGGAATGACTAATTCTGCTACGAAAGAAGAAGCTATGTCTAAATTTTTACAAAATCCATCACAATACCCAACACATCAAAGAATGATGCCAAATCTTGGTATTACAGAAAAAGAAGCTATGGGGCTTGTAGCATTTTTAAAACATATGTCATCAATTGATACAAATGGTTTCCCAAGAAACTTTGCAAGAATGTCAACAGATGGTGTAACAGGAGCAATTCATGGTAAATAA